A section of the Gallus gallus isolate bGalGal1 chromosome 4, bGalGal1.mat.broiler.GRCg7b, whole genome shotgun sequence genome encodes:
- the CLCN3 gene encoding H(+)/Cl(-) exchange transporter 3 isoform X3: MESEQLFHRGYYRNSYNSITSASSDEELLDGAGVIMDFQTSEDDNLLDGDASIGTHYTMTNGGSINSSTHLLDLLDEPIPGVGTYDDFHTIDWVREKCKDRERHRRINSKKKESAWEMTKSLYDAWSGWLVVTLTGLASGALAGLIDIAADWMTDLKEGICLSALWFNHEQCCWGSNETTFEERDKCPQWKTWAELIIGQAEGPGSYIMNYIMYIFWALSFAFLAVCLVKVFAPYACGSGIPEIKTILSGFIIRGYLGKWTLMIKTITLVLAVASGLSLGKEGPLVHVACCCGNIFSYLFPKYSTNEAKKREVLSAASAAGVSVAFGAPIGGVLFSLEEVSYYFPLKTLWRSFFAALVAAFVLRSINPFGNSRLVLFYVEYHTPWYLFELLPFILLGVFGGLWGAFFIRANIAWCRRRKSTKFGKYPVLEVIIVAAITAVIAFPNPYTRLNTSELIKELFTDCGPLESSSLCDYRNDMNASKIVDDIPDRPAGTGVYSAIWQLCLALIFKIIMTVFTFGIKVPSGLFIPSMAIGAIAGRIVGIAVEQLAYYHHDWFIFKEWCEVGADCITPGLYAMVGAAACLGGVTRMTVSLVVIVFELTGGLEYIVPLMAAVMTSKWVGDAFGREGIYEAHIRLNGYPFLDAKEEFTHTTLAADVMRPRRSDPPLAVLTQDNMTVEDIENLINETSYNGFPVIMSKESQRLVGFALRRDLTIAIESARKKQEGIVGSSRVCFAQHTPSLPAESPRPLKLRSILDMSPFTVTDHTPMEIVVDIFRKLGLRQCLVTHNGRLLGIITKKDILRHMAQTANQDPASIMFN, translated from the exons ATGGAGTCTGAGCAGCTGTTTCATAGAGGCTACTATCGAAACAGTTACAACAGTATAACCAGTGCAAGCAGCGATGAGGAGCTTTTAGATGGAGCGGGTGTAATTATGGACTTTCAGACCTCTGAAGATGACAATCTCTTGGATGGTGATGCATCAATCG GAACTCATTATACAATGACAAATGGAGGAAGCATCAACAGTTCAACACATTTACTGGATCTTCTGGATGAACCAATTCCTGGAGTAGGAACGTACGATGACTTCCATACCATTGACTGGGTTCGAGAGAAGtgcaaagacagagaaaggcaTAGACGG ATtaacagcaagaagaaagaatCAGCATGGGAGATGACAAAAAGTTTGTATGATGCATGGTCAGGATGGCTCGTAGTCACGCTAACTGGCTTGGCATcag GGGCGCTGGCAGGATTAATTGACATTGCTGCTGACTGGATGACTGACTTAAAGGAAGGCATTTGCCTTAGTGCTTTGTGGTTTAACCATGAACAGTGTTGCTGGGGTTCAAATGAGACCACGTTTGAAGAGAGAGATAAATGTCCACAGTGGAAAACTTGGGCAGAGCTAATAATTGGgcaagcagaa GGTCCGGGTTCATACATAATGAACTACATAATGTACATTTTCTGGGCTTTGAGCTTTGCCTTCTTAGCAGTTTGTCTGGTGAAGGTGTTTGCTCCATATGCCTGTGGCTCGGGGATACCTGAG ataaaaactattttgagTGGCTTCATCATCAGAGGTTACCTGGGGAAGTGGACTTTGATGATAAAAACCATCACTTTAGTCTTGGCTGTAGCATCGGGTTTGAGTTTAGGAAAAGAAGGTCCCTTGGTACATGttgcctgctgctgtgggaatattttttcctacctCTTTCCAAAGTACAGCACAAATGAAGCTAAAAAACGAGAG GTATTGTCAGCTGCTTCAGCAGCGGGAGTGTCTGTAGCCTTTGGTGCCCCAATTGGTGGAGTCcttttcagtctggaggag GTCAGTTACTATTTCCCACTGAAAACTTTATGGAGATcattttttgctgctttagtagctgcatttgttttaagGTCCATCAATCCTTTTGGTAATAGCCGCCTAGTTCTTTTTTATGTGGAATATCACACTCCTTGGTACCTTTTTGAACTGCTACCTTTTATTCTTTTGGGAGTATTTGGTGGGCTCTGGGGAGCATTTTTCATCCGAGCAAACATTGCATGGTGTCGTCGACGCAAATCTACAAAGTTTGGGAAGTACCCTGTCCTGGAGGTCATCATTGTTGCAGCAATAACAGCTGTCATCGCATTTCCTAATCCATATACGAGGCTAAACACTAGTGAGCTTATTAAAGAGCTCTTCACAGACTGTGGGCCGTTAGAGTCCTCCTCCCTCTGTGACTACAGAAATGATATGAATGCAAGCAAAATAGTAGATGATATTCCTGACCGTCCAGCAGGCACTGGAGTCTATTCAGCTATATGGCAATTGTGTTTAGCactcatatttaaaataatcatgACAGTCTTCACCTTTGGTATTAAG GTTCCATCTGGGTTGTTCATACCTAGTATGGCAATTGGAGCAATAGCAGGAAGGATTGTAGGGATTGCAGTGGAGCAGCTGGCTTACTATCATCACGACTGGTTCATTTTCAAGGAGTGGTGTGAAGTTGGAGCTGACTGTATTACGCCTGGTCTTTATGCCATGGTTGGTGCTGCTGCGTGCTTAG GTGGTGTGACAAGAATGACTGTGTCCCTGGTAGTTATTGTCTTTGAGCTAACAGGAGGGCTGGAGTATATTGTGCCCTTAATGGCTGCAGTCATGACCAGTAAGTGGGTAGGAGATGCCTTTGGTAGGGAAGGCATCTATGAGGCACACATCCGACTGAATGGATATCCCTTCTTGGATGCAAAGGAGGAATTTACTCACACGACACTGGCTGCTGATGTTATGAGACCTCGAAGAAGCGACCCACCTTTAGCTGTTTTAACACAGGATAATATGACAGTAGAAGACATAGAAAACTTGATCAACGAAACCAGCTATAATGGATTTCCTGTTATTATGTCAAAAGAATCACAGAGGCTAGTGGGCTTTGCTTTAAGAAGAGATTTAACTATTGCAATAG AAAGTGCCAGGAAGAAGCAGGAAGGGATTGTTGGCAGTTCCAGGGTCTGTTTTGCCCAGCATACCCCATCACTTCCAGCAGAAAGCCCTCGGCCCTTGAAACTTAGAAGCATACTTGACATGAGCCCTTTCACCGTGACAGACCATACCCCTATGGAAATAGTGGTGGATATTTTCCGGAAGTTGGGTTTGAGGCAGTGCCTTGTGACACACAATGG GCGCCTCCTTGGCATTATAACAAAAAAAGATATCCTCCGTCATATGGCCCAGACGGCAAACCAAGACCCCGCCTCAATAATGTTCAACTGA
- the CLCN3 gene encoding H(+)/Cl(-) exchange transporter 3 isoform X6 encodes MDASSDPYLPYDGGGDGIPLRELHKRGTHYTMTNGGSINSSTHLLDLLDEPIPGVGTYDDFHTIDWVREKCKDRERHRRINSKKKESAWEMTKSLYDAWSGWLVVTLTGLASGALAGLIDIAADWMTDLKEGICLSALWFNHEQCCWGSNETTFEERDKCPQWKTWAELIIGQAEGPGSYIMNYIMYIFWALSFAFLAVCLVKVFAPYACGSGIPEIKTILSGFIIRGYLGKWTLMIKTITLVLAVASGLSLGKEGPLVHVACCCGNIFSYLFPKYSTNEAKKREVLSAASAAGVSVAFGAPIGGVLFSLEEVSYYFPLKTLWRSFFAALVAAFVLRSINPFGNSRLVLFYVEYHTPWYLFELLPFILLGVFGGLWGAFFIRANIAWCRRRKSTKFGKYPVLEVIIVAAITAVIAFPNPYTRLNTSELIKELFTDCGPLESSSLCDYRNDMNASKIVDDIPDRPAGTGVYSAIWQLCLALIFKIIMTVFTFGIKVPSGLFIPSMAIGAIAGRIVGIAVEQLAYYHHDWFIFKEWCEVGADCITPGLYAMVGAAACLGGVTRMTVSLVVIVFELTGGLEYIVPLMAAVMTSKWVGDAFGREGIYEAHIRLNGYPFLDAKEEFTHTTLAADVMRPRRSDPPLAVLTQDNMTVEDIENLINETSYNGFPVIMSKESQRLVGFALRRDLTIAIESARKKQEGIVGSSRVCFAQHTPSLPAESPRPLKLRSILDMSPFTVTDHTPMEIVVDIFRKLGLRQCLVTHNGRLLGIITKKDILRHMAQTANQDPASIMFN; translated from the exons ATGGATGCCTCTTCCGACCCGTACTTGCCCTACGATGGCGGAGGAGACGGCATTCCGCTCCGGGAGCTGCATAAAAGAG GAACTCATTATACAATGACAAATGGAGGAAGCATCAACAGTTCAACACATTTACTGGATCTTCTGGATGAACCAATTCCTGGAGTAGGAACGTACGATGACTTCCATACCATTGACTGGGTTCGAGAGAAGtgcaaagacagagaaaggcaTAGACGG ATtaacagcaagaagaaagaatCAGCATGGGAGATGACAAAAAGTTTGTATGATGCATGGTCAGGATGGCTCGTAGTCACGCTAACTGGCTTGGCATcag GGGCGCTGGCAGGATTAATTGACATTGCTGCTGACTGGATGACTGACTTAAAGGAAGGCATTTGCCTTAGTGCTTTGTGGTTTAACCATGAACAGTGTTGCTGGGGTTCAAATGAGACCACGTTTGAAGAGAGAGATAAATGTCCACAGTGGAAAACTTGGGCAGAGCTAATAATTGGgcaagcagaa GGTCCGGGTTCATACATAATGAACTACATAATGTACATTTTCTGGGCTTTGAGCTTTGCCTTCTTAGCAGTTTGTCTGGTGAAGGTGTTTGCTCCATATGCCTGTGGCTCGGGGATACCTGAG ataaaaactattttgagTGGCTTCATCATCAGAGGTTACCTGGGGAAGTGGACTTTGATGATAAAAACCATCACTTTAGTCTTGGCTGTAGCATCGGGTTTGAGTTTAGGAAAAGAAGGTCCCTTGGTACATGttgcctgctgctgtgggaatattttttcctacctCTTTCCAAAGTACAGCACAAATGAAGCTAAAAAACGAGAG GTATTGTCAGCTGCTTCAGCAGCGGGAGTGTCTGTAGCCTTTGGTGCCCCAATTGGTGGAGTCcttttcagtctggaggag GTCAGTTACTATTTCCCACTGAAAACTTTATGGAGATcattttttgctgctttagtagctgcatttgttttaagGTCCATCAATCCTTTTGGTAATAGCCGCCTAGTTCTTTTTTATGTGGAATATCACACTCCTTGGTACCTTTTTGAACTGCTACCTTTTATTCTTTTGGGAGTATTTGGTGGGCTCTGGGGAGCATTTTTCATCCGAGCAAACATTGCATGGTGTCGTCGACGCAAATCTACAAAGTTTGGGAAGTACCCTGTCCTGGAGGTCATCATTGTTGCAGCAATAACAGCTGTCATCGCATTTCCTAATCCATATACGAGGCTAAACACTAGTGAGCTTATTAAAGAGCTCTTCACAGACTGTGGGCCGTTAGAGTCCTCCTCCCTCTGTGACTACAGAAATGATATGAATGCAAGCAAAATAGTAGATGATATTCCTGACCGTCCAGCAGGCACTGGAGTCTATTCAGCTATATGGCAATTGTGTTTAGCactcatatttaaaataatcatgACAGTCTTCACCTTTGGTATTAAG GTTCCATCTGGGTTGTTCATACCTAGTATGGCAATTGGAGCAATAGCAGGAAGGATTGTAGGGATTGCAGTGGAGCAGCTGGCTTACTATCATCACGACTGGTTCATTTTCAAGGAGTGGTGTGAAGTTGGAGCTGACTGTATTACGCCTGGTCTTTATGCCATGGTTGGTGCTGCTGCGTGCTTAG GTGGTGTGACAAGAATGACTGTGTCCCTGGTAGTTATTGTCTTTGAGCTAACAGGAGGGCTGGAGTATATTGTGCCCTTAATGGCTGCAGTCATGACCAGTAAGTGGGTAGGAGATGCCTTTGGTAGGGAAGGCATCTATGAGGCACACATCCGACTGAATGGATATCCCTTCTTGGATGCAAAGGAGGAATTTACTCACACGACACTGGCTGCTGATGTTATGAGACCTCGAAGAAGCGACCCACCTTTAGCTGTTTTAACACAGGATAATATGACAGTAGAAGACATAGAAAACTTGATCAACGAAACCAGCTATAATGGATTTCCTGTTATTATGTCAAAAGAATCACAGAGGCTAGTGGGCTTTGCTTTAAGAAGAGATTTAACTATTGCAATAG AAAGTGCCAGGAAGAAGCAGGAAGGGATTGTTGGCAGTTCCAGGGTCTGTTTTGCCCAGCATACCCCATCACTTCCAGCAGAAAGCCCTCGGCCCTTGAAACTTAGAAGCATACTTGACATGAGCCCTTTCACCGTGACAGACCATACCCCTATGGAAATAGTGGTGGATATTTTCCGGAAGTTGGGTTTGAGGCAGTGCCTTGTGACACACAATGG GCGCCTCCTTGGCATTATAACAAAAAAAGATATCCTCCGTCATATGGCCCAGACGGCAAACCAAGACCCCGCCTCAATAATGTTCAACTGA